Genomic segment of Streptomyces zhihengii:
GGCGGCGCGCCGTCAGCAGGCAGTGGTGGACGGCGCCGTCACGGAGGCGGACGACGACGCGGAGGTGCTTGGGCCCCTCGGGCGCGTACTGGACGGTGCCGATCTCGGGCCAGGAGAAGTGGAGATGGTGCTCGTCCGTGCTCAGCGCGACGCCCGAGGCGTCGATCAGGACCGAGGCCCTGGGGTCGACGGCCATGAACACGGGCTCGGCGCCGTCCGGGGGGAAGGGGGCGGTGGGCGCCTGGTGGTACGGCGGCGCCGCGCCGTACGGTCCGGCGGTGGGCGGCGCCGCACCGTAAGGGGCGGCGGCGGACGGCGTCCCGGCGAACGGGGCCGCACCGTGCGGCGGGGTTCCGAACGGGGTGGCGCCGTGCGGCGGAGGCCCGAACGGCGAGGCCCCGTACGGCGCGTAGGAGGGCGGCGGCGGGAGCGCCACCGTGGGCGGGTGGGCGGCCGGATCGGGCAGGAACAGGTCCAGCAGGCTCTCCGGCGTGGGCCGCCCGCCGGGCTCCTTCGCCAGGCACGCCGCCACGGCCGGCCGCAGCCCCTCCGGCACCGCCCCGAGGTCCGGCGGCTCGTGCACCGACCGGTACATCAGCCCCATCGGCGTGCCCGCTCCGAAGGCGCTGCCGCCCGCCGCCGCCACCAGCACGGCGCCCAGCGCGAACACGTCGGCGGCGCCGCCGACCTCCTGCCCCTGCGCCTGCTCGGGCGCCAGGAACCCCGGGGTCCCGAAGGCCGTCCCGGTGGCCGTCAGCCGGGTCGACTCCAGCGCCCGCGCGATCCCGAAGTCCAGGACCCGGGGGCCGTCCTCGGCCATGATGATGTTGCCGGGCTTCAGGTCCCGGTGCACCAGCCCGCAGGCGTGGATGGCGGCCAGCGCCTCGGCGAGGGCGGCGCCCAGCCGCCGCAGCCGGGCCTCGTCCATCGGGCCCCCGTCCGCGATCAGGGCGGAGAGCGTCGGCCCGGGGATGTACGCCGTGGCCAGCCAGGGGGCCGCCGCGTCCGGGTCCGCGTCCACCACCGGGGCCGTGTGGAAGCCGCCCACGCTGCGCGCGGCGGCGACCTCGGCGCGGAACCGCTCACGGAAGTGGGGGTCGGAGGCGAGTTCGGGGCGGGCCACCTTCACGGCCACGGCACGCCCGCCGCGCGAGCGCGCCAGATAGACGGTGCCCATGCCGCCGGCGCCCAACTCCCGCTCCACGGCGTACCCGCCGATACGCTCCGGCAGGCCCGAGCCGTCCACACCCTGCACCATCCGCCGTCTGCCCCCTCGTTCCCGGCGCACAGTATGACGCACCGGCAGCCCCCTCCCGGGCGTCACCGGGAGGGGGCCGCCGCAGCGGGCGGGAGAACCGGTGCCGCACCGCGCCCGGCGGCCCCGCGCCGGCGTGACGGCGGGGGTCCGCGCCGTTCAGGCGGCCCGGCGGAACAGCCCCGTCCAGAGGAACGGTTCACCGAAGTGCCGGGACCCCTCCGGCTCGTCGCGCATCCGCCGCAGCTCGACCTCGTGGAGGCCGGAGAAGATCCGGCGCAGCGCGTCGGGGGTGTAGGCGAGGCCGCCCCGGAGGCGGCCCTCGCGGTAGAACTCCCGGTCGGGCAGCTCGGATCCCATGGCGCCGGACGCGAAGCACGTCAGCGAGAAGTGGCCGCCGGGCGCGAGGACCCGGTCGAGCAGCGCGAGATGGCTGATCCGCCGGTGCGGCGGCAGATGGTGGAAGCAGCCCGAGTCGTGGATCAGGTCGTACGGGCCGTCGAGGGCGGCCTCGAAGACGTCGGCGCGGTGGAAGCGGATGTCCGCGCCGGCCTCCCGGGCCCGCTCCTCGGCCCAGGCGATCGCCGTGGGGGAGAGGTCGACGGCGTCCACCTCGAACCCCGCCTCGGCGAGGCGGATCGCGTTGCGCCCCGGCCCGCAGCCGAGGTCGAGCGCACGGCCGCCGGGCGCGACGAGCCCCCGCTCCAGATACGAGACCAGGTTCTCGTCCGGCTTGGCGACGAAGAACGGCACGGGCCTGTCGCGGTCGGCGTAGAAGCCGTCCCACCAGTCGGCACCGCCCTCGCTCCAGCGGTCGGCGTCGGGCGCGAACAGGCCGTCGAGGAGTGCGAGCACGTCCTCGACGGTGCGGATGCTGCGGTCCATCGAATCCCCTTCCCTCGTGGGGAAGTTTATGGCCCGAGGCGAAGAAAGCCCAGGTCAGATGGTGTGCGGCGAAGGCGTGGGTGCCCGCGCGCGGGCCGCCGGCAGCCCGGTGGAACACCGGCCCCCCGCCCGGCGGGCAGGCCCGCCCACGCGGCCGTGGAACACCCGCACGGGGCCGTTCCCGGCGGAGCCGGAGCGGGTTTCCCGACGAGTTCCGGCGCGGCTCTGCCCGCGGG
This window contains:
- a CDS encoding serine/threonine-protein kinase encodes the protein MVQGVDGSGLPERIGGYAVERELGAGGMGTVYLARSRGGRAVAVKVARPELASDPHFRERFRAEVAAARSVGGFHTAPVVDADPDAAAPWLATAYIPGPTLSALIADGGPMDEARLRRLGAALAEALAAIHACGLVHRDLKPGNIIMAEDGPRVLDFGIARALESTRLTATGTAFGTPGFLAPEQAQGQEVGGAADVFALGAVLVAAAGGSAFGAGTPMGLMYRSVHEPPDLGAVPEGLRPAVAACLAKEPGGRPTPESLLDLFLPDPAAHPPTVALPPPPSYAPYGASPFGPPPHGATPFGTPPHGAAPFAGTPSAAAPYGAAPPTAGPYGAAPPYHQAPTAPFPPDGAEPVFMAVDPRASVLIDASGVALSTDEHHLHFSWPEIGTVQYAPEGPKHLRVVVRLRDGAVHHCLLTARRRSRLQEWLEDLPLILECYL
- a CDS encoding class I SAM-dependent methyltransferase; this encodes MDRSIRTVEDVLALLDGLFAPDADRWSEGGADWWDGFYADRDRPVPFFVAKPDENLVSYLERGLVAPGGRALDLGCGPGRNAIRLAEAGFEVDAVDLSPTAIAWAEERAREAGADIRFHRADVFEAALDGPYDLIHDSGCFHHLPPHRRISHLALLDRVLAPGGHFSLTCFASGAMGSELPDREFYREGRLRGGLAYTPDALRRIFSGLHEVELRRMRDEPEGSRHFGEPFLWTGLFRRAA